One window from the genome of Strix uralensis isolate ZFMK-TIS-50842 chromosome 22, bStrUra1, whole genome shotgun sequence encodes:
- the SAMD14 gene encoding sterile alpha motif domain-containing protein 14 isoform X2: protein MSVSKLQDLDEVFETPRLDTSLQKARARLLAKGRRHRPSRSRLRDSASSTEGDEGPEAAGAEGDGGPPAPSPFSRGAEFSFEAGAVRRALGDPPASSPPLSRYRPLTNASSQEGLAGTPSPKSCHSSDSSPGFARRDARPQRHSEDDSRDMSPPEPASPTVGLDKKTRRKFLDLGVTLRRASSSKSRKEKGSNRLSMGSREVAEGPGRPSGSPFLPFSWFSDSARGSASPGSASPTGSPRHEGLSPAKSASQDSTLSEDSPPPSASPRLPGPTTTKCSYPYHTLSQSSDEFLDEPPGAAAGWTCRQVGQWLESLNLEQYVEEFSAHGVDGPRLLHLDGAKLKALGVGSSQDRAVLKRKLKELSLAVEKERKAQEKAEKQREKQKKKDQEQRRS from the exons ATGTCGGTCTCCAAACTGCAGGACCTGGATGAGGTTTTTG AGACGCCGCGCCTGGACACCAGCCTGCAGAAGGCCCGAGCCCGGCTGCTAGCCAAGGGCCGCCGGCACCGGCCCTCCCGCTCCCGCCTGCGAGACAGCGCCAGCTCCACCGAGGGCGACGAGGGGCCCGAGGCGGCG GGAGCTGAGGGCGATGgcggccccccggccccctcgCCCTTCTCCCGCGGTGCTGAGTTCTCCTTCGAGGCAGGGGCGGTGCGGCGGGCGCTGGGGGACCCCCCGGCTTCCTCGCCCCCCCTCAGCCGCTACCGGCCCCTCACCAACGCCTCGTCCCAGGAGGGGCTGGCGGGCACCCCCTCGCCCAAATCCTGCCACAGCTCCGACAGCTCGCCCGGCTTCGCCCGCCGCGACGCCCGGCCCCAGCGGCACAGCGAAG ACGACAGCCGGGACATGAGCCCCCCCGAGCCGGCCAGCCCCACCGTGGGGCTCGATAAGAAAACACGGAGGAAGTTCTTGGATTTGGG GGTGACCCTGCGCCGGGCATCCTCCAGCAAGAGCCGCAAAGAGAAGGGCAGCAACCGCCTGTCCATGGGCAGCAG GGAGGTGGCGGAGGGTCCCGGCCGCCCCTCGGGGTCAcccttcctgcccttctcctggTTCTCGGACAGCGCGAGGGGCTCGGCCTCGCCCGGCTCCGCGTCACCCACCGGCTCCCCCCGGCACGAGGGGCTCAGCCCCGCCAAATCCGCCTCCCAG GACTCGACGCTGAGCGAGGACTCCCCACCGCCCAGCGCCAGCCCCCGCCTGCCCGGCCCCACCACCACCAAGTGCTCCTACCCCTACCACACCCTGTCACAGTCCTCGGACGAG TTCCTGGATGAGCcccccggcgcggccgcgggcTGGACGTGCCGGCAGGTGGGACAGTGGCTGGAGAGCCTCAACCTGGAGCAGTACGTGGAGGAGTTCTCGGCCCATGGCGTCGATGGTCCACGGCTCCTCCACCTCGATGGCGCCAAGCTCAAg GCGCTGGGCGTGGGCAGCTCGCAGGACCGCGCCGTGCTGAAGCGGAAGCTGAAGGAGCTGAGCTTGGCTGTGGAGAAGGAGCGCAAGGCCCAGGAGAAGGCGGAGAAGCAGCgggagaagcagaagaagaagGACCAGGAGCAGCGACGGAGCTaa
- the SAMD14 gene encoding sterile alpha motif domain-containing protein 14 isoform X3, giving the protein MSVSKLQDLDEVFDFTAVVPETPRLDTSLQKARARLLAKGRRHRPSRSRLRDSASSTEGDEGPEAAEGLAGTPSPKSCHSSDSSPGFARRDARPQRHSEDDSRDMSPPEPASPTVGLDKKTRRKFLDLGVTLRRASSSKSRKEKGSNRLSMGSREVAEGPGRPSGSPFLPFSWFSDSARGSASPGSASPTGSPRHEGLSPAKSASQDSTLSEDSPPPSASPRLPGPTTTKCSYPYHTLSQSSDEFLDEPPGAAAGWTCRQVGQWLESLNLEQYVEEFSAHGVDGPRLLHLDGAKLKALGVGSSQDRAVLKRKLKELSLAVEKERKAQEKAEKQREKQKKKDQEQRRS; this is encoded by the exons ATGTCGGTCTCCAAACTGCAGGACCTGGATGAGGTTTTTG ATTTTACCGCTGTGGTTCCAGAGACGCCGCGCCTGGACACCAGCCTGCAGAAGGCCCGAGCCCGGCTGCTAGCCAAGGGCCGCCGGCACCGGCCCTCCCGCTCCCGCCTGCGAGACAGCGCCAGCTCCACCGAGGGCGACGAGGGGCCCGAGGCGGCG GAGGGGCTGGCGGGCACCCCCTCGCCCAAATCCTGCCACAGCTCCGACAGCTCGCCCGGCTTCGCCCGCCGCGACGCCCGGCCCCAGCGGCACAGCGAAG ACGACAGCCGGGACATGAGCCCCCCCGAGCCGGCCAGCCCCACCGTGGGGCTCGATAAGAAAACACGGAGGAAGTTCTTGGATTTGGG GGTGACCCTGCGCCGGGCATCCTCCAGCAAGAGCCGCAAAGAGAAGGGCAGCAACCGCCTGTCCATGGGCAGCAG GGAGGTGGCGGAGGGTCCCGGCCGCCCCTCGGGGTCAcccttcctgcccttctcctggTTCTCGGACAGCGCGAGGGGCTCGGCCTCGCCCGGCTCCGCGTCACCCACCGGCTCCCCCCGGCACGAGGGGCTCAGCCCCGCCAAATCCGCCTCCCAG GACTCGACGCTGAGCGAGGACTCCCCACCGCCCAGCGCCAGCCCCCGCCTGCCCGGCCCCACCACCACCAAGTGCTCCTACCCCTACCACACCCTGTCACAGTCCTCGGACGAG TTCCTGGATGAGCcccccggcgcggccgcgggcTGGACGTGCCGGCAGGTGGGACAGTGGCTGGAGAGCCTCAACCTGGAGCAGTACGTGGAGGAGTTCTCGGCCCATGGCGTCGATGGTCCACGGCTCCTCCACCTCGATGGCGCCAAGCTCAAg GCGCTGGGCGTGGGCAGCTCGCAGGACCGCGCCGTGCTGAAGCGGAAGCTGAAGGAGCTGAGCTTGGCTGTGGAGAAGGAGCGCAAGGCCCAGGAGAAGGCGGAGAAGCAGCgggagaagcagaagaagaagGACCAGGAGCAGCGACGGAGCTaa
- the SAMD14 gene encoding sterile alpha motif domain-containing protein 14 isoform X1: MSVSKLQDLDEVFDFTAVVPETPRLDTSLQKARARLLAKGRRHRPSRSRLRDSASSTEGDEGPEAAGAEGDGGPPAPSPFSRGAEFSFEAGAVRRALGDPPASSPPLSRYRPLTNASSQEGLAGTPSPKSCHSSDSSPGFARRDARPQRHSEDDSRDMSPPEPASPTVGLDKKTRRKFLDLGVTLRRASSSKSRKEKGSNRLSMGSREVAEGPGRPSGSPFLPFSWFSDSARGSASPGSASPTGSPRHEGLSPAKSASQDSTLSEDSPPPSASPRLPGPTTTKCSYPYHTLSQSSDEFLDEPPGAAAGWTCRQVGQWLESLNLEQYVEEFSAHGVDGPRLLHLDGAKLKALGVGSSQDRAVLKRKLKELSLAVEKERKAQEKAEKQREKQKKKDQEQRRS, encoded by the exons ATGTCGGTCTCCAAACTGCAGGACCTGGATGAGGTTTTTG ATTTTACCGCTGTGGTTCCAGAGACGCCGCGCCTGGACACCAGCCTGCAGAAGGCCCGAGCCCGGCTGCTAGCCAAGGGCCGCCGGCACCGGCCCTCCCGCTCCCGCCTGCGAGACAGCGCCAGCTCCACCGAGGGCGACGAGGGGCCCGAGGCGGCG GGAGCTGAGGGCGATGgcggccccccggccccctcgCCCTTCTCCCGCGGTGCTGAGTTCTCCTTCGAGGCAGGGGCGGTGCGGCGGGCGCTGGGGGACCCCCCGGCTTCCTCGCCCCCCCTCAGCCGCTACCGGCCCCTCACCAACGCCTCGTCCCAGGAGGGGCTGGCGGGCACCCCCTCGCCCAAATCCTGCCACAGCTCCGACAGCTCGCCCGGCTTCGCCCGCCGCGACGCCCGGCCCCAGCGGCACAGCGAAG ACGACAGCCGGGACATGAGCCCCCCCGAGCCGGCCAGCCCCACCGTGGGGCTCGATAAGAAAACACGGAGGAAGTTCTTGGATTTGGG GGTGACCCTGCGCCGGGCATCCTCCAGCAAGAGCCGCAAAGAGAAGGGCAGCAACCGCCTGTCCATGGGCAGCAG GGAGGTGGCGGAGGGTCCCGGCCGCCCCTCGGGGTCAcccttcctgcccttctcctggTTCTCGGACAGCGCGAGGGGCTCGGCCTCGCCCGGCTCCGCGTCACCCACCGGCTCCCCCCGGCACGAGGGGCTCAGCCCCGCCAAATCCGCCTCCCAG GACTCGACGCTGAGCGAGGACTCCCCACCGCCCAGCGCCAGCCCCCGCCTGCCCGGCCCCACCACCACCAAGTGCTCCTACCCCTACCACACCCTGTCACAGTCCTCGGACGAG TTCCTGGATGAGCcccccggcgcggccgcgggcTGGACGTGCCGGCAGGTGGGACAGTGGCTGGAGAGCCTCAACCTGGAGCAGTACGTGGAGGAGTTCTCGGCCCATGGCGTCGATGGTCCACGGCTCCTCCACCTCGATGGCGCCAAGCTCAAg GCGCTGGGCGTGGGCAGCTCGCAGGACCGCGCCGTGCTGAAGCGGAAGCTGAAGGAGCTGAGCTTGGCTGTGGAGAAGGAGCGCAAGGCCCAGGAGAAGGCGGAGAAGCAGCgggagaagcagaagaagaagGACCAGGAGCAGCGACGGAGCTaa
- the SAMD14 gene encoding sterile alpha motif domain-containing protein 14 isoform X4 has product MSVSKLQDLDEVFETPRLDTSLQKARARLLAKGRRHRPSRSRLRDSASSTEGDEGPEAAEGLAGTPSPKSCHSSDSSPGFARRDARPQRHSEDDSRDMSPPEPASPTVGLDKKTRRKFLDLGVTLRRASSSKSRKEKGSNRLSMGSREVAEGPGRPSGSPFLPFSWFSDSARGSASPGSASPTGSPRHEGLSPAKSASQDSTLSEDSPPPSASPRLPGPTTTKCSYPYHTLSQSSDEFLDEPPGAAAGWTCRQVGQWLESLNLEQYVEEFSAHGVDGPRLLHLDGAKLKALGVGSSQDRAVLKRKLKELSLAVEKERKAQEKAEKQREKQKKKDQEQRRS; this is encoded by the exons ATGTCGGTCTCCAAACTGCAGGACCTGGATGAGGTTTTTG AGACGCCGCGCCTGGACACCAGCCTGCAGAAGGCCCGAGCCCGGCTGCTAGCCAAGGGCCGCCGGCACCGGCCCTCCCGCTCCCGCCTGCGAGACAGCGCCAGCTCCACCGAGGGCGACGAGGGGCCCGAGGCGGCG GAGGGGCTGGCGGGCACCCCCTCGCCCAAATCCTGCCACAGCTCCGACAGCTCGCCCGGCTTCGCCCGCCGCGACGCCCGGCCCCAGCGGCACAGCGAAG ACGACAGCCGGGACATGAGCCCCCCCGAGCCGGCCAGCCCCACCGTGGGGCTCGATAAGAAAACACGGAGGAAGTTCTTGGATTTGGG GGTGACCCTGCGCCGGGCATCCTCCAGCAAGAGCCGCAAAGAGAAGGGCAGCAACCGCCTGTCCATGGGCAGCAG GGAGGTGGCGGAGGGTCCCGGCCGCCCCTCGGGGTCAcccttcctgcccttctcctggTTCTCGGACAGCGCGAGGGGCTCGGCCTCGCCCGGCTCCGCGTCACCCACCGGCTCCCCCCGGCACGAGGGGCTCAGCCCCGCCAAATCCGCCTCCCAG GACTCGACGCTGAGCGAGGACTCCCCACCGCCCAGCGCCAGCCCCCGCCTGCCCGGCCCCACCACCACCAAGTGCTCCTACCCCTACCACACCCTGTCACAGTCCTCGGACGAG TTCCTGGATGAGCcccccggcgcggccgcgggcTGGACGTGCCGGCAGGTGGGACAGTGGCTGGAGAGCCTCAACCTGGAGCAGTACGTGGAGGAGTTCTCGGCCCATGGCGTCGATGGTCCACGGCTCCTCCACCTCGATGGCGCCAAGCTCAAg GCGCTGGGCGTGGGCAGCTCGCAGGACCGCGCCGTGCTGAAGCGGAAGCTGAAGGAGCTGAGCTTGGCTGTGGAGAAGGAGCGCAAGGCCCAGGAGAAGGCGGAGAAGCAGCgggagaagcagaagaagaagGACCAGGAGCAGCGACGGAGCTaa